TAACACGTATCCTGAAAGGATTACAGTACCATTTGTGGTTTCATGCCTAATATGGTTTCAGAGTAATTTTTTCTATGCTATTGCCTCAGTCAGTCCTCTAAGAATCCCAGAAAGAatacacacatttaaaataatctcaTAAGTCTTTGTTTCCGTGGGAGcctgtggtaggctgaaaaatATCTACCAAAGGATATTTACCTCCCAATCCCTGAAAACTGTGCATGCaaccttacatggcaaaaaacaaaaacaaaaacaaaaacaaaccacttTTCAGATGTGactaaattaaggatcttgagacagggagagtatcctggattatcctgGTGGACCCTAAATGTAAGCAAAGATATACTTAtaagaggagagcagaggaatATTTCACACAGAAGAGTAGGAAGCAATGTGACCATGGAAgtagagattggagtgatgtggccacaaatGAAGGAatgccaccagaagctagaagaagcaaggagcagattctcccccagagcctccagaaggaactagactctgctaacaccttgattttagtccattGGCACTATTTTTGTAtgtctgacctccagaactgtgagagaataaatttgttataataatttgttacagcagccacagaaaactaatTTAGGGCCCAAGACAAAATATTCGTTATCTTCTTGCCAGAAAGATTTTCCTACACATTTCACATCCCTAGGTATAAGCTGTCTGCAGGTTAAGAAATTAGCAAACTGAGCCTGGAGACAGTATGGGAtctcatcccacatacaaatggTGATGGTCTGGAAATGTGAATGTGAGAAAAAGTCTTCcttaatttgataaaaattacGCCTCTCTGTTAGTTTCTCCATTTAACCTACTTATGCCCTGTGGTAAAAACTACTACAAGTTCACAACTAAACTTGAGCCCTTCTATTTGTAAGCTAACCATCAACTCCCCCATATATGTGATCAATTTCTATCTtatcttgctttatttctttataaagcaTTTTGTTACTTGACATTATATTATATGTCTCCCTGGTTATTGTCTTTTTTTGAAACTACAACCTAAATCTAATGAAAGCAAGGACTTTTTTACGTGGCTTTTGCTCATCTTTTTATCACCAGTATGAGGAACACTGCCAGGCATGTACTGTGCTttcaaaaataattgttaaatgaatgaccAAGAGAATGAATAGATGTATGATTTCAAGTCCCTTCATTATGGCCACTCTCCTCAGAATATACAAGGGGCTAACGCCCTTGAAAAGTTACATCCACTGAATAAATTACACTCAAATAGAAGTTGTCTAATGATGActagaatttttctctttctaaatacTAAAATGTAGCTAATGCAGATGAGGTAGAATTAACTTTTTAAGGAGTTATGCAATTTACTTATATTGATTCTATTGTCATCAAAAGTCCTTCATTCTCTGCAAATAACAGTGTCTCTCCCACTCTTCATTTTTGTAGAAGTATAGACTCATATTATTTATGCACATTTTAATCTCATTAAATATGTCCATTactccagcttctagaggtctTTGTGAATCATGATTCTGTCATCCATTAAATTAACTGTTCTTGCAACTTCACATCATCTGCAAGTctgataaaaaattatttgatattcTCATTCAAGTCATGGATAAAAACCAAAACTGCTAAATCATACAGATAGATTCCCAGCTACCTCATGCACATACCTCTATAGAGCTCTCTAATTCTATACCTAATAGTAGAGTGATCAGGAGCTTACGCAATGATGTCTGGAATGATGTCCCACTGCAAGGAACCACCAATGAGATTGTGTTTCTGTTCTTTGAGAAGGCTGAATCTCTGCACCAAAGGGAAATGATGGATATAGGAACGACAATGGTGACCAAAAACTGGGACTCATACAGAAATTAGAAAAGAGGTATAGAATCGAGGGAGAAAAGGAACATCATTGGCAtcattaaaatgattaatttaatacaaaataaaaaataaataaattcaactcCCCAAATTGGAGCCACACTCCCAATACACTTTGTGCTGGATAGTCATAGCCTAAGTGATAGCCTCCAAAAAGAGGCATTGTGGGACTTCAGGAAAGTTATTATTGATCTTTACTGAACGTATGTAAGTTGTTGATAAGACTAGGCTATCTTTGACATCTCTTATCTTAACTTTGACATTTCTTATCTTCCCTCTCCTGTTAATTCCTATTCCTCTAATACATGTAAAATTTCTAAAGATTATATGACTATCAGAAAATTTTATTGTTTGATAATCTCCAAAAATATCTCAATTATTCTcaagtaaaaaaatatacattttataaataatgatgaattttatctctgaaaaagagaaagaaattacacAGAGCCCATTGCAACTTTTcgtcttgttccttttcttttgctcCTTATGAGAATCCCCTTTGTGGAGATGACTACTTTCTCCCAGTCACCTTCCTCAGTGCattcttcacatccttgttccTCAGGCTATATATCAGGGGATTCAGCATGGGGATCACTGTGGTATAGAACACTGAGGATATCTTCTCTTGTTCCATGGTGTTACTAGAACGTGGCTTAACATACATGAATGTTATAGACCCAAAAAAGATACCCACAGCCATGAGATGAGAACTACAAGTACCAAAGGCTTTGGACCTTCCCTCAGTGGAATGAATACAAAGGATACTAGAAAGAATGAATGCATAAGAGATGAATACAGCCAGTGTAGGTGCTAAGGTATTAACACCTCCAATAATAAACAACAGTATCTCATTGATGTGAGTGCTGGAGCAAGAGAGAGTCAACAAGTGTAGAATATCACAAAAATAATGACTGATAATATGACACCCACAGAAGGACAACACTGACATGCAGGTAGTATGGGCTGTGGCCCCAAATAAACCCAATGAATATACCACCACCATCATTATGGAACAGACCCTATGGCGCATGATAATATTATAAAACAGTGGGCTACAGATAGCAACATAACGGTCATATGCCATGGCGGTCAGAAGGTAGCCGTCTGCTATTACAAATattaggaagaaataaagctgagTCATGCACTCAAGAAAGGAGATAATGTTTTTCTCTGACACAAAGTTCACTAGCATCTTTGGAGTAATGACAGAAGAGTAGCAGAGGTCAATGAATGACAAATTACTGAGAAAATAATACATTGGAGAGTGAAGTTGAGAACTGATAGTGATTAAGAGGATCATGCCCAGGTTTCCCACCACTGTGACCACATATATTCCAAGGAACAGGATGAAGAGTGGCAGTTGAAGCTCTGGTCGTTTTGTTAACCCTTCAAGGATGAACTCAGTCACTGAAGAATGATTTGACTTAGCCATTTCTTACAAGTATTGTCTgtagaaagaaataagagaaaaatagatgCATTAGAGTTATTTTCTAATTCCCAAAGCAGAATGACATGCCCTGTCTTGCTTGATTCCATCCCTCATTTGTCCCATAACTCAATTCTTTCCAGGGATCTCTTAAAAACTCAAGTTAAAAACAACAAGTGTGTAGTCCAGAGCCTTGGTTTCACCTTATACTCTAGTATTCTCCTCTTTAAGTCAGAGCACTTTCATTTTGCTTGCAGGATTAAGCCTGTAACTATCTCACTTTGAAAGAAAGTCAAATGTTCAAGACATAATTAACTTTTTTGGTAatataattaaaagaattttaatgcCCTGTTTCTCTGGGCATATACCAATAGAACCTTCAGACTTGGTTGCAACATGGCTTTGAATCTAGCTCTGATGATACAGTAGTCCATTTCAATTTCTCAACCCATCCACGAGTCAGCATAGTTAATATTCTCTAAAACTTGgaacttaaaaacataaaagacttCTATAAAGAGATTCCGAGTACAAAAAGTATCTATAGAAATAATTCTAATCAATTCAGATCCTCATTCTCCCACTTCTGTCCTCTGGATAGAAAACTTCAGTAGGCCAGGAAATTCTTCTTTTCAATGTAGATATGACTGACAGAAATGTGGTGCCAAATGCTATTCTTAggctatattttaaaactttcctgtTCAAGAAACAGCAAAGAGGTAAGATTGGCTTTCAGGTGTAATACCCACACAATCAACAAATCAGTGCTTCCCTTCTTGACTCTTCCCTGCTGTTCATAATTAGAAGGCCAACTCTCACTGGCTTTTCTCTCTCAAAGCTGTTAGATCAGAACTGGGGGATTTCTCCTTTAATGACTTAATTTCCCCTAAAGTCCATCCAGAAGATTCAGGAACAAGAGTGTCGTGCTTTCAGATGATACATTATATCTGGTCTAAGGAATCAATTTTGATGGTCTTTCATTGAGTCTTGTTGAACAGTACAAAATGTTAATTTAAGATGTTCTAGAGAGAACATTGCAGGGTCTAAACCTTGATATGACTTTAAATTCCATCttccaaaatgagaaaaaaatatcaatggaacacaattttATACATTGAATGAtacataatttgtttttattttgcatgaAAAATATGCAACGTGATCATTTTTCATGATCACAAACACAATTTTACAAAAGTTTgtaatctattttctctctctaccaTTCACAACACGTTAAGGgtgttgctaaaaaaaaaaaaacagaaacaacaggCCCAATGTCGAGTCTCTAGCCCTGAGGACAGCAAACCATCACTTAATTGCAGTTTCACCCCCTCCCAGGAATCAATCAGTCTGGAAATTCCTGATCAACACTAGTGAAGTAATCTGCCTCATAAGAAACCTGCTGGCCTTCCCCCAAAGAAAAGTCTTGcttgcaattattatttttttattttgctaataacTTTCTTGTCCCACCCAGTTTCTACCTATAAATACCTTCTATTTTGTATAACTTCTTGGAGTTCCTTTCTATGTACTAGGTGGGATGCTGTCCAATACATAAAGCTTTAATTAAAGCCaattagatatttaaatttacttgattaaaattttgttaattaaCAGGACTCATTATACATGTCAATTTAAAGGCTTAATTACATAGGATGTTATTATCTCCAAGAATATGTGAGAAGAGAGCCATGCTTCTGAATTCAGGAAGATATATAGTACTCTAAGAGAAAGAGAGTCAGAGTTGCCAGGATCCCACTCTAAGAAGCCCAATTATCAATGATCATGAGATTGGACCATCTCCAGATAAATGCTCTGAACTAGTCCAATGATCCACAGGAATAAGACTGACATATGAGGTTTTCATTATTCATACAGAAGCCAACGCCCCATGAAAGTCAGAAGGGAGAGGGGTGGAGAATTTTTGATTGAGATCTACTTAATGGGTACCACAGCTTTTTAATAGGCTCACACATAAGCTaactaaaattctttttataatcccaaataatattaaaattattaccCCCAGGAAGGCTTGCTCAGAGTCAGCACCAGAGGAGATCCATCTCTCTGTGACTGTAGAGATATTCCTGCTGATTTGGAGCCTAAAATTGCTGATCTGTCAGAATAAACAAAGTCCATTAGGTTATGCTTTGATGCAGCCCAACAGCTTGAGGAACGCAACAGATATACAGCAATACTTCAATTATCTGGAGATATTGATCTAATGACTTAAAATGTTCAATATTCTGAAGACACTGAATGTAAGTAAAAACACCTTATCAAAATAAAGGTCACAATATCCATTTGTTAAAGTTTATTCACTTATCAGTGCATATTGGTCCTCTCTTGGTGCCAtgtcattctttttcttatgaAGTAATTTTAACAAACCTTCAGAATAAAGGTAGTAAATTTAAAAGGGGAGGGGTGACATGAGAAACCTGTTAAAGAAAGCTGAGGATAGCAAGAAGAGCAGTTTAACAGCAAGAAAATAGGACTccagaaaatcattttaaaaaatgaaagtttaaaaaagaaatcctcaaaCTGCGTAGTTATCTAAGACTCCAGAAAATTTGAACAtacaaaaacaagaaacacaTGAAATAGCTCTAAATAGTGCTAAAAAATGATTGCCCTGAATCACCAAAAGAACgtttatttgttttcaatattttcaacTCAAAAATGCAGGGGAGTGTGAAATGCAATATTTAAATTTCCCACCAAAGTAATTCAGTAAGTGAAGCAATTTAAAGTTAAGCACGAATACTAAAGTGTTTACATATGTGGGATTTCACTGACAGTGAAATATCATTACACCAAATGAAGGTGAAAGTGAGCAACTACCATTTGTATAGGTAGTATGCTTCTCTGTGGGTAGAGAAAAAGATGCTAAGTTGTTTCCCTCGGAATTTTTCTCCCCCATGGCTAGTGGCCTAGAATGCTACTGTCTTTATGAAGTTTTATAATACAACTATAGTGTAGACAGAAAAGTACCAGCTCCCATCTTTGTGAAGCATAAATGGATATCTAAGAAAATAGCTAGTTGTTTGCACCATGAGCTACTCAAGGATGTAAGGATACTGCTCACCAGATCCTACATCAAGTTACCCATAAAACATCCAGAagtaaaacacaaatatatatatatatatatatatatatatatatatatatatgagtgtgtgtcTGTTTGCATTTGTCTGTGTgcctaattaaaataaaaataatattctagagttctgctttttttatttaacaaagatACACAAATCTAAGACAATCTTTCTCTCAAACTCCTACTTTATAAACATAGGACTGTCCAGGAtagatattatctttattttctcccaCTAGAAAGatgacatttaataaaatttatctaatttattaTAGGCTCTAGAATATAGAGTTATGGTTATTGGAAAAAGTCCGCTGTTACACTCCTTTCCCCCATGTAACTTAATTCAAGAGACAAGAAACAAATTGGCTGGATATCAGAATCTCACATAGTATCGGGAATGCAGGTGTCGCTTTGGGCTCTGATAAAGTGGgtatttttgttaagaaaatagAATTCATAAAGTTCAATCTTCTGGgtagaaaataaagtttaatttttcaaggGATTCAAACACTATGGAAAGGAGATGCTCCTGTGTTTGTTGCTGTAtctgtggggacctgaaattggccaccccaagatgtgtctctttggcatcaggattatttgaggctcactgcttttgataaactgggacaggcaaggaggctctgaggaatggaacttgccctttgttaggacacgtttacatttgtaaggtaaatctctatctgtaaaaggtgcctccctctctgtaccaggaagaagaaaggcgatgacctactctccaaaaactcttaatcaataccaaaggcaaggacttaaaatctgcattttattgtgctagtctggtaacctcctgtaactgacttccctccccctcccaacgttggcatctccttaaagattaagcatctttctttaggctgggaaccgattgcagcgctcatctgtgaccccccacccagcccgaggcaacacacctgccaccctgcggcgctcactgagacagcagacctatctgccgtttccatcaagcgctgtgctggcagagcagcctcgtgactattgtaaaagggacttttcaatcacatgtgaaacaccccgtttgggggctatataaccactctgtgcaccccacttctttggtgccctttcttccttcgggaagaaaggccccgggccatggttcctcattaaagctttgtttaattttctcttgctattctgtctcatgtgaatttaattcgttctccagccagacgaacccccatttggggagaggaaatgtcctcctcccctacagttttggtgtagtcggcaggatgacatttcactggctggacactgcttgctcctggactgctgcggccgagagatcccggacccctgacgagagccggcaagaggtaagagttcttaccacgtcagtctcccggatctctgcctgcaggctccagtggaagcaagagtggtgagtttttgctcttctaaatttagattagcaggagaaaatgttggtgaggctagcttcttggaTTTAGCGACTCTAGGATTTGAGTACTCACTGGTTGTAGATCcgtttcctcccagagatagacttttccttgtctctgtctttttgtttgtcatagacacaggcatctctataagccttttgtcttgttctatgtcttgagagcttgtcTCTCTTTGTCCGGCTGTGTAAGCTCTCAGGGAagtttgtcataagaggtcccaactgctttcataaggggcctttgtcgtCTCTTGCCTCtactttcttaggctatttttgggagtgaattttctggatctcttttggggacgccTCTTTGTCCTTGGTTAAGCTTTGGTTGAGTCGCTGTTAAGATCCTATTCGTCAGTTCGGCCAGacgatggatcatttaaattcggaaaacttctaaattgggaaaaaaaaaaattgtgagagctctcatcataatttttattggtatctatgaaaaaaaaaaaaggccaaattgaaaaagaaacacagaaaatggTAACTAGGTTTAAAACCCTGACTCAGGTTATAATTGAATTGGTGAAATATAAAGGTctaagtgttgataagattataaaagttggaatgcttgagctgattttctttttataaagaggttatatcaactttgcctgaatGTTTTAAAACGTCTTTCTGGGAATGCTTCCTTATGCAATATTATAAGACTAAGACCTGTTAAGTCCTGGCCGTGGGCCCTGTcgccatgctgcagctcttcactgcccataggccctgtccccacgctattTGAATAGAGGAGCGCTACTTCCAGGCCTTGAGCccaggaagtctttcttttgactccttggcttgcTGAGCCAGCTTGCTTCACCAGCTTGTGAGCTGAAGTTGCAgttttccttgtgcctttctctttttcaaggatggatctaaattcactgctccatcgggaaccttctcggacagctgtatgaatccatgtttgctgcccatggctactctatggggcaaattgtggcattcagcctgaagagaatcagtaccttaagcctgagggtgatggaaaatgaattaatccattccttcctgactctatctctaatagacaaattttacgtgggcacgggtcggccacttaagtcattaggacagccgccaatctccaagactcccgtgagaggtttcttttcctaaggctggattgggatcccttcctctggcacctgaccatgcTCTGAACTGTGGGAAAAGTCCCAAttgggactccagttcaaggaaagtaccaaactctaacctttggttgagtatgggaaccccttcttgggagaatggctccaagACGCAATTGgatagaatgtcccccagaccagCGGAAAAATTCCccactgtttttctctgttcttttatctttggGACAATTCACCTGGCACTTATGACTTCCAGGCATAATAAGGAAAGtgtacaagggatgcaatgcagaGGGACCCCCCACCATttccccttgctataggaaccccacaggcagaacaagtaggatgctgccctaggtttaggagattttcaaggtaatggacccttttctttcctctctcttaaagtgaCAGTGACCATttttgggctccttttgagctttgcaattgagaaacaaagaaatctttaaagtgtcaaaggctccacctctgggagcccccactctggtttctgggcctgatcaccccagctaCCACGTGGGGAGCCCTCTCTTGGCGATTGACTCCTTAAGCATTTTAGGTGGCCTACTGAATTGGTTATGAGaataggagacctgtgatttattctgtgaactgtcctgatgGTGTTGTGTGCCCCGGCACGggaactgctgtgtgacctctatCTCAATAACCcttggggaagaggccatgagggtgaggcctgatctcttttcctttgttctccaggcctttgcctcctgcttccctgcctggctcaccttgtgctggctcagggactaagtgccctgGGCTAAGTGGGATTTGACTAgatcttataactatgttgatGTCTGCAGTCAGGCGCCTTTGCACCCTTTCTCTGGCCTTGTCAGTTGGACACCAAATTTATGGCCATGAGGAATGCCTTAACCCAGAGACTCACCCTTGGGTGCATTTTAACTAGATGGAAACGCTTTCAGTTGGATGgtttatgccccagaaactccagcttggagaaaacttgaggagtttctctgtgcctttgtgatgtagttggacaggtaggtCAATCTAGAATGTCATTAAGTTACAACCCAGTAACTTccaactgtccttggaaaatccttgcaagactggaaatacagctctagaggcagttcagattccacccagttcctttatctcaaaaaggattatcatctcccctctgcaggaactactatctagcccattactaattcctaagactggggaaaaaaaaaaaaaaaagaggggaaaggtcataagcgtgcccttgccaagagaaaaaaaatctagcatcttgaatgtcttctccacaaatattagtaaaacagCTCAAAacaatttggattcataactagggagtTTTGTATTGTACCGGATTCATGGAGTGATTTTTTTAACAATAGCTGTGGAaactctgtgtctgtgtgtctatatgtgtgtgatattttttaCCCCCAGGTGATATGGCCAAa
The Equus caballus isolate H_3958 breed thoroughbred chromosome 7, TB-T2T, whole genome shotgun sequence genome window above contains:
- the OR8D2 gene encoding olfactory receptor family 8 subfamily D member 2, which gives rise to MAKSNHSSVTEFILEGLTKRPELQLPLFILFLGIYVVTVVGNLGMILLITISSQLHSPMYYFLSNLSFIDLCYSSVITPKMLVNFVSEKNIISFLECMTQLYFFLIFVIADGYLLTAMAYDRYVAICSPLFYNIIMRHRVCSIMMVVVYSLGLFGATAHTTCMSVLSFCGCHIISHYFCDILHLLTLSCSSTHINEILLFIIGGVNTLAPTLAVFISYAFILSSILCIHSTEGRSKAFGTCSSHLMAVGIFFGSITFMYVKPRSSNTMEQEKISSVFYTTVIPMLNPLIYSLRNKDVKNALRKVTGRK